The region CGGGCGGCTCGGCGGAAAGGACTCGCCGGCCTGCGGCGGCTCGCTCGGCATCGAGCGCATCCTGCCGCTGCTCGACCAGGGCGCGGAGGCGGACTACGCGCAGATCGACGTGGCCGTGACCGTCATGGACGAGGATCTGGCCGCCGAGAGCTTCCGGCTGGCCGACCGCGTCCGCCAGGCCGGGATCCGCACCGGCGTCTACCTCGGGTCGAGCCGGAAGTTCGCCAGCCAGATGAAGTGGGCCAGTGGCCAGGGAGCCCGCTTCTGCCTCATTTACGGAGCCGCGGAGCACGCCGACGGCGCGGTCACCGTGCGGGACATGGTCAGCGGTGAGCAGACCAGGGTCGCGTTCGACGAAGCCGCCGCGGACATCGCCCGGCGGTTCGCACCGGCCGGCTGACCCGCACCGGGACACCCCGTTCCGCTGCCGGCCCGTCCCGGGACAAACGGATGGGAACGCAAGGCGATCGGATCTTCGAGATCGCCGCGGAGCGGGGGTTTCCCGATCCCCGGCCGAGTTTCGGGGACTCCCTGTGCGAATGGGGGAGCACGGGTGTCCGCGACTTCTCCGCGATGATGCGCGGCAGTATCACGCGCCCCCGGGAGAACAGCGGACACCGGCGCAACGCAAGGAGCGGCGAAGTGGAGTCCGGCGCCGCGGACGGGATCTTGTCCGCCGAATGCGGCCCGGCCGCATCGAGGCACCGATGCCCCCCGGCGTCCGTGAGAAGACCGACACGGCCCTGCTTTATCCGGACGCGTGGCGTCCGTTGTTCCGGAGGCACGACTTCCGCCCGGTCGCACCGGCGAAAGGCCCTCGCCAATCCGCCCTCGCAGGGGCCGGACAGCCGCACGGGGGCCTTCCGGGCGTCTTACGGCGGGGGCGGTCGGGGGTGGCGTCAGCAGTCGGCCGGGGGGCCAGAAAATATGGCCGATTCCCGCTGGCGCGCCACGGAACCATTGAGATGATTTCCCGGTGAGGAACACGTACCGGCACCACGACCGATACGATCAAGCTCTCCGGCACGGCTTTCGCTTCACCAAAGGGATGACCCCTGGGTTTTTTGAAGGATTGCCGGCACGTATCCCCGTCCGCCCCCTGGGGGGCGCTTTTTCATGATCCTGCCGAACAGCGGCGGGCTACGCTGCCCCCGCTGTCTGGTGTGTACACCCCGTTATGACGGTCCCCGTACTACTCGTCCACTGCGCGCGGCATGAAATCCGCCATGTCCGACACCGGATACGAATGCCCGATCGACCGTCTCGGGTGGCCGGAATGCGACACCAGATCCAGCGAAAGCAGTTTGTCGGGCTGCTCGGGCGCCTCGATCGACGGATCGCAGGCAAGAATCGCCTGGTGCAGGTGGCGGATTCGCGGCGACGGTTCCAGGCCGAGTTCGTCGTGCAGCACCTTGCGGAGCCGCTGGACGACGCCGAGGGCCTGGATGCGCCGGCCCGAGCGGTACAGGGCGAGCATGAACTGCGCGTGCAGGTTCTCGTGGGTCGGGTACTGGGTGGTCAGCGAACTGAGTTCGCCGAGCAGGTCGTGGTGGCGGCCCAGCCGCAGATCGGCCTCGATCCGCTGCTCCTGCACGCTGATCCGGCTCTCCTCCAGGCCGACGAGGTGGGTGCGCAGGATGGGTCCCGCGGTCACGTCGGCCAGGGCCGCGCCGTTCCACATGGTCAGCGCCTGGCCCAGCAGACGGGAGGCGCGGGCGTCGTCCTTGCTCAGGGCGGCCCGCCCGTCGCGGACCAGGTCCGCGAACACGTTGACGTCGAGCGCGTCGCACCGCACGGAGAGCAGGTATCCCCCGCCGCGGGTCTCCAGGATGCGCCGTGCCGCCTGCAGGCTGCCGATTCGCGGCACTTGCCGCAGCTTGTGCCGTAATTGCAGAATGTACGACTGCAGCGTCGACATCGCAGTATTCGGCGGGTTGTCTTCCCAGAGTTCCTCGATGCAGGTGCTCGTGGACACAACCTGATTGGCGTTCAGCAGGAGCAGCGCCAGCAGCTGGCGCTGCTTCGGAGCCGTCGGAGCGTAGAAGCGATCCTGTTCGTACACCCGGAGCGGGCCGAGTATGGCGAATTCCATGAAGGCCTGGTACCACCTTTCCAAGTGACGCAGCGTACCGGGAGAAGGGATGGTGCAGTCGGAAGCCCCAAACGCGAGCCAGGTCTATCATTTTTTGGACACAACCAGTGGGGATTTTATGCGCCACCGGAGCCGAAATCAAGCATTTCCCGCAAAATACCCGACAGTACATTAGGATCGCATCTCCCCGACAATTGCAAATTGTCGTTAAATTAATTTACGGGAGCGACACCTCTGACGGGCACGGAGTGAGTGGTCGGCCGACCTGAGAGCGGAAGTAATACCAGTACACAGCTGTGATCTGTGCCCACTCTGGTGGTTCTCGATGGTGGCTGGATCTCAGGCACCTGGAGGCGGCCGACCTGCTGCGACGGGCGAAACTTGCCCGCCTACCCTTTGCAGAGCATACTGTTCCACAGATACGGGACAGATTGTTCCAGACATCTTCCTTCCCGCGGCTCACTGTCAGGAGTTCCCTCGTGACCGATCGAACCGTCCGGCCGGGGGTCATGCCCCTCCCGGGCGACACTGCTCAGGCCTCCTCCTCCCGCAAGGGGCTGGCTCTCACCCTGATCGCACTGGCCCAGATGATGGTCGTGCTGGACGTCTCGGTCGTGAACGTGGCCCTGCCGTCCATCCAGGGGGCGCTCGGCTTCTCCGCGTCGAACCTGGAATGGGTCGTCAACGCGTACGCCCTGACCTTCGGCGGCCTGCTGCTGCTCGGCGGGCGGATCGCCGACAAGTACGGCCAGCGCAGGACCTTCATGGCCGGCGCCGCCCTGCTCACCGTCTCCTCGCTGCTGGGCGGTCTCGCCCAGGACCAGGCGTGGCTGCTGAGCGCCCGCGCCGCCCAGGGCGTGTCGGGCGCGCTCATCGCCCCGGCCGCCCTCGCCCTGCTCACCAGCACCTTCGCCGAGGGCGCCGAGCGCAACAAGGCGATGGGCGTCTACGGCGCGGTCTCCGGTATCGGCGGCGCGCTGGGCAATGTGCTCGGCGGCGTCTTCACCGACGAACTCAGCTGGCGCTGGGTGCTGTTCATCAACGTCCCGATCGGCGCCTTCGTGCTGGCGGCCGCCACCCGGGCCTTCCGCGAGTCCCGTCCGGCCGGCGGCCGGCTGGACCTGCCGGGCGCCCTGTCGGTGACGGCCGGCATGTCGCTGGTCGTGTACGGGCTGATCAACGCGGCCAGCCACTCGTGGGGCAGCACCGGCACCGTCGTGCCGCTGGCCGTCGGCGGCGCGCTGCTGATCGCCTTCCTGCTGATCGAGGCCCGCTCCGCCTCCCCGCTGCTGCCGCTGCGGATCTTCCGCAACGGCAACCGGTCCAGCGCCTACGCCATCATGCTCGCGGTCGGCTCCGCGCTGATCGTGCTGTTCTACTTCCTGACCCTGTACATCCAGATCGTGCTGCGGTTCAGCCCGCTCAAGACCGGATTCGCCTTCCTCACCTTCGCGGTGGGCGCGGCGGTCTTCGCCACGCTGAGCAGCGCCGTGGTGGCCCGGGTCGGTCCGCGGCTGCTGCTGAGCGTGGGCACGCTGGTGTCCGCGGGCGGCATGTTCTGGCTGTCCCGCATCGACGCCGACAGCGCGTACTTCGGGTCCCTGTTCGGCCCGCTGCTGATCGCGGGCAGCGGTATCGGGCTGTGCTTCGTGCCGCTGACACTCGCGGCGGTGGCCGGGATCAGGGGCGAGGAGACCGGTATCTCCTCGGCACTGCTCAACGCCAGCCAGCAGGTGGGCGGCGCGCTCGGCCTCGCGGTGCTCGGCACGGTCGCCGCGACCGCGACCCGGCACCGGATGGAGAAGCTGCTGCCCGGCAGCGGGGGCGCCGGCAGCAAGAGCAGCGGCCCGGTCCCACCGCAGGTCCAGCACGCCGTCAACGACTCACTGGCGCACGGCTACAGCATCGGATTCCTGATCGCCGGCTTCGTCCTCATCGGGGCCGCGGTCATCGCGGCCACCGTGATCCGGGTCTCGTCCGAGGACGCGGCACGTACCGACGTCGCCGTCTGATCACCCGCTAGGAGACACTGATGAGCACCGACACCCGATACGACACGCAGTCCAAGCTGGACTTCGCCATGATGTACGCCGCCCACGACGCCTTCCGGCGCGACGTCGCGCGGCTGATCACGGCGGCCGACGCCCGCACCGGCGACCCGGCGGCCTTCCGGCACGGCTGGGCGGACTTCGCGCGCTACCTGACCATCCACCACACCGCCGAGGACAACAGCCTGTGGCCGCCGATCAGGGCCAGGGTGGGCGGCGACGCCGGCCGGGTGGCGCTGCTGGACGCCATGGAGGCCGAGCACGCCGTGCTCGACCCGCTGATGGACTCGGTCGGCGAGCAGCTCGAAACGGGCGACACCTCCCGGCTGCGGGCGACCCTGGAGGAGCTGGCGGCGGCGCTCACCGCGCACCTGGCGCACGAGGAGACCGAGGGCCTGCCGCTGGTGGACGCGGTCCTGACCGAGCAGGAGTGGGACGCCTTCGGCCAGGAGCAGCGGCGCACCATCGGCCTGCGGGGCGCCGCCCACTTCTTCCCCTGGATGCTGGAGGGCGCGTCGCCCCAGGTGGAGCAGCGGGTGCTGGCCATCGTCCCGCCGCCGGTCAGGTTCCTTTACCGTAGGCAATGGCGCCCCAGGTACGACAGGAAGTCACCGTGGGGGCCGTCCTCCCGCGCCTGAGGCACTGGCGCGGGGGCGGGAACGGATCGGAGTCGAGATGCCCACGTCAACCGGGGCGGGAGAATTCTCCAGCGCCCCGCAGCGCGGACCGGATCCGCGGGCGGCACGCAGCCGCGCCGCGGCGCTGGGCGCCGCGCAGCAGCTCCTGGTGGAGCAGGGCTGGTCGGCCGTGACGCATGTCGCCGTCGCCGCGCGCAGCGGGGTCGGGCGCACCACGCTCTACCGGCACTGGCCCGACGCGGCCGAGCTGATCAGGGACGTCATCGCGCAGCGGATAGCGGGGGCGCACACCACGCCGACCGGCGAGCTGCGCGATGACCTGGTGCAGGAGCTCGAGGGCCTGCGCGCCCTGCTGCACGACCCGGTCAGCGAGACCGGCCTGCGGGCGGTCATCGAGCGGGCCGGCGCCGACCCGGTGTTCACCGAGCTGAAGGAGTCGCTGTACCGCAACGGCTCGCAGGTCTTCCGCCTGGTGATCGACGACGCCAAATTCCGCGGCGAGCTGCCGGCGCACCTGGAGACCGACCGGGCGATCGACGAACTCGCCGGGCCGCTGGTGTACCGCAGGCTGCTGGCCGGCCGCACCTTCGACGCCGGCTACGTCGAGCTGGTCGTCGACGATTTCCTGGCCGCGCACGCGGTCCAGTGAGCCGCGGCGCCGCGGCGGTGAACCGCGGCCCCGCGGCACCCGGCCCGTGAGCCGCGGCGCCGCCCGCCGCGACCGGTGAAGCGGAGAGGGCCGGCCCGCCCCGATACGGGGTGGACCGGCCCTCTCCGCGCGCCGCGGCGGGACGCCCGGCGCTCAGCGGAAGGCGTGGGCGTGCTCGGTCGCCCATTGCCGGAACGTACGGCCGGGGGCGCCGAGCGCCTGCTCCACCCCGGGGAAGACCCGGCCGCGGAAGTCGTCGCCGGACTCCAGGGCGGTACGCAGCGCCTTGACCACGCCGTCCGCGGTCTCCTGCGAGTAGCGGGCGGCCAGCACGGCGTGGTGCTCCTCCAGGGAGATCTGCTCGAACCGCAGCGGGCGGCCCAGCACCTCCCCCAGTACCGCGACCTGCTGGCGTGTCGTCAGCGCCTCGGGGCCGGTCAGCGCGTAGGCCACGCCCTCGTGCCCGTCGGTGGTCAGGGCGCGCACCGCCACGTCCGCGATGTCCTCGGGCGCGACGAGGGCCTCGGCCAGGTCGGCGATCGGGCTGCGCACCACCGACTCGCCGCGGACGCCGGGCGCCCAGCCCAGCGCGTGCGTCATGAAGCCGTTCG is a window of Streptomyces sp. NBC_01477 DNA encoding:
- a CDS encoding AfsR/SARP family transcriptional regulator; translated protein: MEFAILGPLRVYEQDRFYAPTAPKQRQLLALLLLNANQVVSTSTCIEELWEDNPPNTAMSTLQSYILQLRHKLRQVPRIGSLQAARRILETRGGGYLLSVRCDALDVNVFADLVRDGRAALSKDDARASRLLGQALTMWNGAALADVTAGPILRTHLVGLEESRISVQEQRIEADLRLGRHHDLLGELSSLTTQYPTHENLHAQFMLALYRSGRRIQALGVVQRLRKVLHDELGLEPSPRIRHLHQAILACDPSIEAPEQPDKLLSLDLVSHSGHPRRSIGHSYPVSDMADFMPRAVDE
- a CDS encoding MFS transporter; translated protein: MTDRTVRPGVMPLPGDTAQASSSRKGLALTLIALAQMMVVLDVSVVNVALPSIQGALGFSASNLEWVVNAYALTFGGLLLLGGRIADKYGQRRTFMAGAALLTVSSLLGGLAQDQAWLLSARAAQGVSGALIAPAALALLTSTFAEGAERNKAMGVYGAVSGIGGALGNVLGGVFTDELSWRWVLFINVPIGAFVLAAATRAFRESRPAGGRLDLPGALSVTAGMSLVVYGLINAASHSWGSTGTVVPLAVGGALLIAFLLIEARSASPLLPLRIFRNGNRSSAYAIMLAVGSALIVLFYFLTLYIQIVLRFSPLKTGFAFLTFAVGAAVFATLSSAVVARVGPRLLLSVGTLVSAGGMFWLSRIDADSAYFGSLFGPLLIAGSGIGLCFVPLTLAAVAGIRGEETGISSALLNASQQVGGALGLAVLGTVAATATRHRMEKLLPGSGGAGSKSSGPVPPQVQHAVNDSLAHGYSIGFLIAGFVLIGAAVIAATVIRVSSEDAARTDVAV
- a CDS encoding hemerythrin domain-containing protein — encoded protein: MSTDTRYDTQSKLDFAMMYAAHDAFRRDVARLITAADARTGDPAAFRHGWADFARYLTIHHTAEDNSLWPPIRARVGGDAGRVALLDAMEAEHAVLDPLMDSVGEQLETGDTSRLRATLEELAAALTAHLAHEETEGLPLVDAVLTEQEWDAFGQEQRRTIGLRGAAHFFPWMLEGASPQVEQRVLAIVPPPVRFLYRRQWRPRYDRKSPWGPSSRA
- a CDS encoding TetR/AcrR family transcriptional regulator yields the protein MPTSTGAGEFSSAPQRGPDPRAARSRAAALGAAQQLLVEQGWSAVTHVAVAARSGVGRTTLYRHWPDAAELIRDVIAQRIAGAHTTPTGELRDDLVQELEGLRALLHDPVSETGLRAVIERAGADPVFTELKESLYRNGSQVFRLVIDDAKFRGELPAHLETDRAIDELAGPLVYRRLLAGRTFDAGYVELVVDDFLAAHAVQ
- a CDS encoding NAD(P)H-binding protein encodes the protein MTGATGNIGGKVLTRLYAAGHKVRALTRDPSRARLPEGVDVVAADLGDPATLPAALEGVNKVFLMSLGHNKSSHDAHLVAAAQQAGVTHIVQLSTLGVEEVDEENDTPLGRWHRMAERALTESAVGWTILRPNGFMTHALGWAPGVRGESVVRSPIADLAEALVAPEDIADVAVRALTTDGHEGVAYALTGPEALTTRQQVAVLGEVLGRPLRFEQISLEEHHAVLAARYSQETADGVVKALRTALESGDDFRGRVFPGVEQALGAPGRTFRQWATEHAHAFR